From one Enterobacter kobei genomic stretch:
- the fadL gene encoding long-chain fatty acid transporter FadL yields the protein MSQKTLFTKSALAVAVAIVSTQAWSAGFQLNEFSSSGLGRAYSGEGAIADDAGNASRNPALITLFDRPTFSAGAVYIDPDVNISGSSPFTGRSTKADNIAPTAWVPNMHFVAPINEQFGWGASVTSNYGLATEFHDNYIAGEYGGKTDLKTMNLNLSGAYRLNDNWSFGLGFDAVYADAKIERYAGEQTAGARLPRNGSQIASLEGDEWGYGWNAGILYELDKDNRYGFTYRSEVKVDFDGDYKSSINPLVNGLPGAGTTFPAGTSGRTVPGSLSLHLPEMWELSGYNRVAPQWAVHYSIAYTSWSQFQELKATGNDGQTLFYKEEGFRDSYRLALGTTYYMDDNWTFRTGIAYDDSPVPANKRSISIPDQDRLWLSAGTTYAFNDNASVDVGASYMHGQKVTVNEGPYTFHSEGKAWLFGTNFNYAF from the coding sequence ATGAGCCAGAAAACCCTGTTTACCAAATCTGCACTCGCAGTTGCAGTGGCAATTGTCTCTACACAAGCCTGGTCTGCGGGCTTCCAGTTAAACGAATTCTCTTCCTCTGGCCTTGGTCGCGCTTATTCAGGTGAAGGTGCTATTGCAGATGATGCAGGTAACGCTAGCCGTAACCCGGCGTTAATTACCTTATTCGATCGCCCAACTTTCTCCGCCGGTGCGGTTTATATTGATCCAGATGTGAACATTTCCGGTAGTTCCCCTTTCACTGGTCGCAGCACCAAAGCTGATAATATTGCGCCAACGGCCTGGGTTCCTAACATGCATTTCGTTGCCCCTATTAATGAACAGTTTGGCTGGGGCGCCTCTGTGACCTCTAATTATGGTCTGGCAACAGAATTTCATGATAATTACATCGCCGGCGAATACGGCGGCAAAACCGATTTAAAAACCATGAACCTTAACCTCAGCGGCGCGTATCGCTTAAATGATAACTGGAGTTTTGGTCTTGGCTTTGACGCGGTATACGCTGACGCAAAAATTGAGCGTTATGCTGGCGAACAAACCGCAGGCGCTCGCCTGCCAAGAAATGGTTCGCAAATCGCCAGCCTTGAAGGCGACGAGTGGGGCTATGGCTGGAATGCCGGCATCCTTTACGAGCTGGATAAAGACAACCGCTACGGCTTCACCTATCGTTCAGAAGTGAAAGTCGATTTCGACGGCGATTATAAAAGCAGCATCAATCCACTGGTTAACGGCTTGCCTGGCGCGGGTACGACTTTCCCTGCCGGTACCAGTGGCCGGACTGTTCCAGGTTCGCTGAGTCTGCATCTGCCAGAAATGTGGGAGCTGTCCGGTTATAACCGTGTCGCACCACAGTGGGCAGTGCACTACAGCATCGCCTACACCAGCTGGAGCCAGTTCCAGGAGCTGAAAGCGACCGGGAATGACGGTCAGACACTGTTCTATAAAGAAGAAGGCTTTAGAGATTCCTACCGCCTGGCGCTGGGTACAACCTATTACATGGATGATAACTGGACCTTCCGTACCGGTATCGCCTATGACGACAGCCCGGTTCCGGCTAACAAACGTTCCATTTCCATCCCGGATCAGGACCGTCTGTGGTTGAGCGCGGGTACCACTTACGCCTTCAACGATAACGCGTCGGTGGATGTGGGTGCCTCTTATATGCACGGTCAGAAAGTCACCGTTAACGAAGGCCCGTATACCTTCCACTCAGAAGGTAAAGCCTGGCTGTTCGGTACTAACTTTAACTACGCATTCTGA
- the fadJ gene encoding fatty acid oxidation complex subunit alpha FadJ → MDMTTAFSLTVRPDNIAVVTIDVPGEKMNTLKAEFGVQVRAILKQIRENKDLRGVVFISAKKDNFVAGADINMIDRCKTAKEAEELARQGQQVMADIHALPIPVIAAIHGACLGGGLELALACHGRVCTDDAKTQLGLPEVQLGLLPGSGGTQRLPRLIGVSTALEMILTGKMLRPRQARKVGLVDDVVPVSILLEAAADLAKKGKPTGRRLPVRERIMAGPLGRTLLFRMVEKKTQQKTHGNYPAAPRILDVVHTGLAQGRSSGYEAEARGFGELAMTPQSRALRHIFFTSTDIKKDPGSAVEAAPLRAVGILGGGLMGGGIAYVTASKGKLPVRIKDIKPAGINHALQYSWQQLDKKVRRRHIRPQERDSDMALISGTTDYRGFAGRDVVIEAVFEDLALKQQMVAEIEQHCSPQTIFASNTSSLPIGDIAAKAARPENIIGLHFFSPVEKMPLVEVIAHKQTAERTIATTVKLAKKQGKTPIVVADKAGFYVNRILAPYINEAMRLLTEGEQVDHIDRALVKFGFPVGPIQLLDEVGIDTGTKIIPVLERAYGERFSAPANVVAAILNDDRKGRKNGRGFYLYGAKGRTSKKQVDPAIYPLIGASAGAKLSADQIAERCVMMMLNEAARCLDESVIRSARDGDIGAVFGIGFPPFLGGPFRYMDTRGVGNIVATLERLAAQYGPRFTPCEYLLQMAAQGETFWPANNTDPVSSGQ, encoded by the coding sequence ATGGACATGACAACTGCTTTTTCCCTGACCGTGCGTCCGGATAATATTGCCGTGGTGACCATTGATGTGCCCGGTGAAAAAATGAATACCCTGAAGGCGGAATTTGGCGTTCAGGTAAGGGCGATTTTAAAGCAGATCCGCGAAAATAAAGATCTGCGCGGCGTGGTGTTCATTTCGGCGAAAAAAGACAACTTTGTCGCCGGGGCAGACATCAACATGATCGACCGTTGCAAAACCGCCAAAGAGGCGGAAGAACTGGCTCGTCAGGGGCAACAGGTGATGGCCGACATCCATGCGCTGCCGATCCCGGTGATTGCGGCGATCCACGGTGCCTGTCTGGGCGGCGGCCTTGAGCTGGCGCTGGCCTGCCATGGACGCGTCTGCACAGATGATGCAAAAACCCAGCTTGGACTGCCGGAAGTGCAGCTCGGCCTGTTACCCGGTTCCGGTGGCACACAGCGCCTGCCGCGTTTGATCGGCGTCAGTACGGCACTGGAGATGATTCTTACCGGCAAAATGCTAAGGCCTCGCCAGGCGCGTAAAGTGGGTCTGGTGGACGATGTGGTGCCGGTATCGATTTTGCTGGAGGCCGCAGCGGATCTCGCGAAAAAAGGCAAACCGACCGGGCGTCGTTTACCCGTACGGGAACGTATTATGGCAGGCCCCCTCGGGCGCACTCTACTGTTTCGTATGGTAGAGAAAAAGACGCAGCAGAAAACCCACGGCAATTACCCGGCCGCGCCGCGCATTCTGGATGTGGTGCACACCGGGCTGGCTCAGGGACGCAGTAGCGGCTATGAGGCCGAAGCCCGCGGCTTTGGCGAGCTGGCGATGACCCCGCAGTCCCGGGCGTTGCGGCATATCTTTTTCACCAGCACCGACATCAAAAAAGATCCAGGCAGCGCCGTCGAAGCCGCTCCTTTACGCGCGGTGGGCATTCTGGGCGGAGGGCTGATGGGCGGCGGCATCGCTTACGTCACCGCCAGCAAAGGCAAACTGCCGGTTCGCATCAAGGATATTAAACCTGCCGGTATTAACCATGCGCTGCAATACAGCTGGCAGCAGCTTGATAAAAAAGTCCGTCGCCGCCATATCCGTCCTCAGGAGCGTGACAGCGACATGGCGCTGATCTCCGGTACCACCGATTACCGTGGGTTTGCCGGGCGTGATGTCGTCATTGAAGCGGTATTCGAAGATCTGGCGCTAAAGCAGCAGATGGTGGCGGAAATAGAGCAGCACTGCTCGCCGCAAACGATCTTTGCGTCTAACACCTCGTCGCTGCCGATTGGCGATATTGCGGCGAAAGCCGCGCGGCCGGAAAATATTATCGGCCTGCATTTCTTCAGCCCGGTGGAAAAAATGCCGCTGGTGGAAGTAATAGCCCACAAGCAAACCGCAGAGCGAACTATTGCCACCACGGTAAAACTGGCGAAAAAGCAGGGCAAAACGCCGATTGTGGTGGCAGATAAAGCCGGTTTTTACGTTAACCGTATTCTGGCGCCATACATCAATGAAGCCATGCGTCTGCTGACGGAAGGCGAGCAGGTGGATCATATTGACCGCGCGTTGGTGAAATTTGGCTTCCCGGTTGGCCCAATCCAACTTTTGGATGAGGTGGGAATCGATACCGGCACTAAAATTATCCCTGTACTGGAACGCGCATATGGAGAACGTTTTTCTGCGCCTGCAAATGTCGTTGCTGCGATTTTGAATGACGATCGCAAAGGCAGAAAAAATGGTCGCGGATTCTATCTTTACGGCGCGAAAGGGCGTACAAGCAAGAAGCAAGTGGACCCGGCAATTTATCCGCTGATCGGCGCTTCTGCTGGCGCAAAACTGTCGGCGGATCAGATTGCGGAACGCTGTGTGATGATGATGCTCAACGAAGCGGCGCGCTGCCTTGATGAGTCCGTGATCCGCAGCGCGCGTGATGGCGATATCGGCGCGGTGTTTGGCATCGGGTTCCCGCCGTTTTTGGGCGGTCCGTTCCGCTATATGGATACGCGCGGGGTGGGGAATATCGTGGCGACGCTGGAGCGCCTGGCCGCGCAGTACGGCCCACGATTTACGCCTTGTGAATACTTGTTACAAATGGCAGCACAGGGCGAAACGTTCTGGCCTGCCAATAACACTGATCCTGTAAGTTCAGGTCAGTAA
- a CDS encoding PTS system mannose/fructose/sorbose family transporter subunit IID, whose protein sequence is MTMKTISEETQVADDATHTITSKELRSVFWRSFQMEFSWNYERQMNLAFVYAMIPVLKKLYPRKEDLAGALKRHLVFFNTTPHIVTLILGITAAMEEKNSSAKGMDAASVDSVKASLMGPLAGLGDSFFWGTLRLIATGIGTSLALKGSILGPILFLLVFNVPHLAARYLFTRWGYVLGTGVLQRIQKSGMMESLTYGASIIGLMVVGAMTASMINITIPLTFGTGEAKTHVQDIINDIMPALLPLLSFGIVYWLLGRKVKPLAILGGMAVVGIAGSWIGLF, encoded by the coding sequence ATGACGATGAAGACGATTTCTGAGGAAACTCAGGTGGCCGATGACGCCACACACACCATAACCAGCAAAGAACTGCGCAGCGTATTCTGGCGGTCATTCCAGATGGAGTTCTCCTGGAACTATGAGCGGCAGATGAACCTGGCCTTTGTCTACGCCATGATCCCGGTACTGAAAAAACTCTACCCCCGTAAAGAGGATCTGGCTGGCGCGCTCAAACGGCATCTGGTGTTCTTTAATACCACGCCGCATATCGTCACGTTGATCCTCGGCATCACGGCGGCGATGGAGGAGAAAAACAGCAGTGCGAAAGGCATGGACGCGGCGTCCGTCGATAGCGTGAAAGCCTCGCTGATGGGACCACTTGCCGGGCTGGGCGACTCCTTCTTCTGGGGAACCCTGCGGCTGATCGCTACCGGGATTGGCACCAGCCTGGCGCTGAAGGGCAGCATTCTGGGGCCAATCCTGTTCCTGCTGGTATTTAACGTTCCGCATCTGGCGGCACGCTATCTGTTTACCCGCTGGGGCTATGTGCTGGGTACCGGCGTACTGCAACGCATCCAGAAGAGCGGCATGATGGAAAGCCTGACTTATGGTGCATCCATTATCGGATTGATGGTGGTGGGGGCGATGACCGCCTCGATGATTAATATCACCATTCCGCTGACCTTTGGTACCGGCGAGGCGAAAACCCATGTGCAGGACATCATTAACGACATCATGCCTGCGCTGTTGCCATTGCTGAGCTTCGGTATTGTCTACTGGCTGCTGGGCCGCAAAGTGAAACCGTTAGCCATTCTGGGCGGCATGGCCGTGGTCGGTATAGCGGGATCGTGGATTGGGTTATTCTGA
- a CDS encoding formate/nitrite transporter family protein, whose protein sequence is MDELKHEKIDEHTDEIEVESEEKDRGEKIEVDEEHLPSRAMAIHEHIRQDGEKELERDAMALLWSAIAAGLSMGASLLAKGIFHVQFEGIPGGFVLENLGYTFGFIIVIMARQQLFTENTVTAVLPFMHNPTWGNGGLLIRLWGVVLLGNLIGTAIVAWAFGYMPVFDEPTRDAFVKIGMDVMKNTPLEMFANAIISGWLIATMVWMFPSAGSAKIVVIILMTWLIALGDTTHIVVGAVEIFYLVFTGSLHWSEFLWPFALPTLAGNICGGTFIFALLSHAQIRNDMSNKRKAEIKSKADEQKKQSKSKENNA, encoded by the coding sequence ATGGATGAACTGAAACACGAAAAAATTGATGAGCACACTGACGAAATCGAAGTTGAAAGTGAGGAAAAGGATCGCGGCGAGAAAATCGAAGTGGACGAGGAACATCTGCCTTCCCGGGCAATGGCGATCCACGAACATATTCGTCAGGACGGGGAAAAAGAGTTAGAGCGCGATGCGATGGCGCTGCTGTGGTCAGCCATTGCGGCGGGTCTCTCGATGGGGGCATCGCTGCTGGCGAAAGGCATTTTCCACGTGCAGTTTGAAGGCATCCCCGGCGGCTTTGTGCTGGAGAACCTCGGTTACACCTTCGGCTTTATCATTGTGATCATGGCTCGCCAGCAACTGTTCACCGAGAACACCGTCACCGCCGTACTGCCGTTTATGCACAATCCGACCTGGGGCAACGGCGGTCTGCTGATACGACTGTGGGGCGTGGTGCTGTTGGGTAACCTGATCGGCACCGCGATTGTCGCCTGGGCGTTTGGCTATATGCCGGTGTTTGACGAGCCAACGCGCGATGCCTTTGTGAAAATCGGCATGGATGTCATGAAAAATACACCGCTGGAGATGTTTGCCAATGCCATTATTTCCGGCTGGTTGATCGCCACTATGGTATGGATGTTCCCTTCTGCCGGCTCCGCTAAAATCGTGGTGATCATTCTGATGACCTGGCTTATTGCGCTGGGCGATACCACGCATATTGTGGTGGGAGCGGTGGAGATCTTTTATCTGGTATTCACCGGTTCACTGCACTGGAGCGAATTCCTCTGGCCGTTCGCCCTGCCGACCCTCGCCGGGAATATCTGCGGCGGCACCTTTATCTTCGCCCTGTTAAGCCATGCGCAGATCCGTAACGATATGAGCAACAAACGTAAGGCCGAGATCAAATCAAAGGCCGACGAGCAAAAAAAACAGAGTAAATCAAAGGAGAATAACGCTTAA
- a CDS encoding SIS domain-containing protein — protein sequence MLGFNQDEYLTSARDIIAARKTAEQVADNIHAAGFNNIFFASVGGSLAPMMAMQEFAKEVTALPVYTEQAAELLCKGNKKLTKESVVITLSKSGDTKESVAIAEWCKAQGIRVVAITKNADSPLAAAATWHIPMQHKNGVEYEYMLLYWLFFRLVARNGEFDGYDRFASQLELLPENLLQAKRQFNERADEIAHRYHTADYMMWIGGAEMWGEVYLFSMCILEEMQWKRTKSVSSAEFFHGTLELLEKDVPLFLVKGEGKCRPLDDRIEAFARKITDNLVVIDPRDYTLTGIDDEFRWIMAPCVASTLLVDRLAAHFEHYTGHSLDIRRYYRQFEY from the coding sequence ATGTTAGGTTTTAATCAGGACGAGTACCTGACCAGTGCTCGTGACATCATTGCTGCGCGTAAAACGGCTGAACAGGTTGCGGATAATATTCATGCTGCAGGTTTTAATAATATTTTCTTCGCCTCGGTAGGGGGCTCGCTGGCGCCGATGATGGCGATGCAGGAATTTGCCAAAGAGGTGACTGCGCTGCCGGTTTATACCGAGCAGGCAGCAGAATTACTCTGTAAGGGAAATAAAAAACTCACCAAAGAATCGGTGGTGATCACCCTTTCCAAATCGGGGGATACCAAGGAATCGGTCGCCATTGCCGAATGGTGTAAAGCGCAGGGCATCCGCGTCGTGGCTATTACCAAAAACGCCGATTCGCCGCTTGCCGCCGCGGCCACCTGGCATATTCCGATGCAGCATAAAAACGGTGTGGAATATGAGTACATGCTGCTTTACTGGCTGTTTTTCCGTCTGGTGGCGCGTAATGGCGAATTTGACGGTTATGACCGTTTCGCCAGCCAGCTGGAACTGCTGCCGGAAAACCTGTTGCAGGCCAAACGCCAGTTTAACGAGCGCGCCGATGAGATCGCCCATCGTTACCATACCGCCGATTATATGATGTGGATCGGTGGCGCGGAAATGTGGGGTGAAGTCTATCTGTTCTCAATGTGTATTCTGGAAGAGATGCAGTGGAAACGCACCAAGTCCGTCAGTTCTGCGGAGTTTTTCCACGGTACGCTGGAATTGCTTGAAAAAGACGTCCCGCTGTTTCTGGTGAAAGGGGAAGGGAAGTGCCGACCGCTTGACGATCGTATTGAGGCTTTTGCCCGTAAAATCACCGACAACCTGGTGGTCATCGATCCGCGGGACTATACCCTTACTGGTATCGACGATGAATTCCGCTGGATCATGGCGCCCTGCGTCGCCTCCACTCTGCTGGTAGACCGTCTGGCCGCTCACTTCGAGCATTACACCGGACACAGTCTGGATATTCGCCGCTATTACCGGCAGTTTGAATATTGA
- the mlaA gene encoding phospholipid-binding lipoprotein MlaA, with protein sequence MKFRLSALALGTTLLFGCASSGEQQQGRSDPLEGFNRTMYNFNFNVLDPYVLRPIAVGWRDYVPQPARNGLSNFTSNLEEPAIMVNFFLQGDPYKGMVHFTRFFLNTLLGMGGFIDVAGLSNEKLQRIEPHRFGSTLGHYGVGYGPYVQLPFYGSFTLREDGGDMADTLYPVLSWLTWPLSVGKWTVEGIESRAQLLDSDGLLRQSSDPYILVREAYFQRHDFIANGGQLKPDENPNAQAIQDDLKDIDSE encoded by the coding sequence ATGAAATTTCGCCTGTCGGCGCTCGCGCTGGGTACTACATTACTGTTCGGTTGCGCCAGCTCTGGTGAGCAGCAACAGGGGCGCTCGGATCCGTTGGAAGGATTCAACCGCACCATGTATAACTTCAACTTTAACGTGCTCGATCCCTATGTGCTGCGGCCGATTGCCGTTGGCTGGCGTGATTATGTACCGCAGCCGGCACGTAATGGGTTAAGCAACTTCACCAGTAACCTGGAAGAACCCGCCATTATGGTGAACTTCTTCCTGCAGGGTGATCCCTATAAAGGCATGGTGCACTTTACCCGTTTCTTCCTGAATACCTTATTAGGGATGGGTGGCTTTATTGATGTTGCAGGTTTATCCAACGAAAAACTGCAACGTATTGAGCCGCACCGTTTCGGCAGTACGCTGGGGCATTATGGCGTCGGATATGGCCCGTACGTGCAGTTGCCGTTCTATGGCAGCTTTACCTTGCGTGAAGACGGCGGCGATATGGCGGATACGCTCTACCCGGTGCTCTCCTGGCTGACGTGGCCGCTCTCGGTCGGTAAATGGACGGTAGAGGGTATCGAGTCCCGCGCCCAGTTGCTGGATTCCGACGGCCTGCTGCGCCAGTCGTCCGATCCCTATATTCTGGTCCGCGAAGCCTATTTCCAGCGCCACGACTTTATCGCCAACGGCGGTCAGTTGAAACCGGATGAAAACCCGAATGCGCAGGCTATTCAGGACGATTTAAAAGATATTGATTCTGAGTAA
- a CDS encoding PTS mannose/fructose/sorbose/N-acetylgalactosamine transporter subunit IIC: MLEALLLGLVAFIAQSEYALGTSLLSRPIVTGLLTGLVLGDVQTGVIMGATLELAFIGSFSVGASIPPDVVTGGILGVAFAITSGAGTETALLLGLPIATLTLVLKNIYLGLFIPTLNQKADAYADRADTRGIERMHLIAGFGLSLMLATVVTVSFMVGSGAVKSLLDAIPEFIKHGLSVATGIIPALGFAMLARLLINKKVAPYFFLGFVLMAYLKIPVTGIAILGAITAVVMVNVMQFNSPRPTAAQGVQNDDEDDF; encoded by the coding sequence ATGTTAGAAGCATTATTGCTCGGACTGGTGGCCTTTATTGCCCAGTCTGAATATGCCCTGGGCACATCCTTACTTTCCCGCCCGATTGTGACCGGTTTACTGACCGGGCTGGTATTAGGCGATGTACAAACCGGCGTCATTATGGGGGCGACGCTTGAACTGGCATTTATCGGCTCGTTCTCGGTGGGGGCCTCTATTCCACCAGATGTAGTGACCGGCGGCATTCTTGGCGTCGCCTTTGCCATCACCTCTGGGGCCGGGACTGAAACCGCGCTGCTACTTGGGTTGCCCATCGCCACCCTGACGCTGGTGCTGAAAAATATCTACCTCGGCCTTTTTATTCCAACCCTCAATCAGAAGGCCGATGCTTATGCCGATCGGGCCGACACGCGCGGGATTGAGCGAATGCACCTGATTGCCGGTTTTGGTCTGTCGCTGATGCTGGCAACCGTGGTGACCGTCTCCTTTATGGTGGGCAGCGGCGCGGTGAAAAGCCTGCTGGATGCCATTCCGGAGTTCATCAAACACGGGCTGAGCGTCGCGACAGGCATTATTCCGGCGCTGGGCTTCGCCATGCTGGCTCGCCTGCTGATCAACAAAAAGGTGGCACCTTATTTCTTCCTCGGATTTGTGCTGATGGCCTATCTGAAGATCCCGGTGACCGGCATTGCCATTCTCGGGGCCATTACCGCCGTGGTGATGGTAAACGTGATGCAATTTAATTCCCCCCGTCCGACGGCGGCGCAAGGAGTCCAGAATGACGATGAAGACGATTTCTGA
- a CDS encoding SIS domain-containing protein, which yields MMSTMLDYIDQEPETLTRILQEYPEKLAPLISHLASRPVNKVLILATGSSWNAVLCARYYFESHFGILVDVKEPYNFTHYERVDPTTDVVIAVSQSGKSASTLEAMKKVQALDIPVYCLTSSPHSPAAVQADGILDINTGIESVGFVTRGFSATVLNLLLIALLVAEHRGQLAQDERASTLASLKQAALAIPDVIEKTNAFFIRHRQHFIQAARFVATGYGALTGVAKEFETKFTETVRLPSSGFELEAYMHGPYLEASASHTLFFIEDSVHARTRALRDYMQPAVDAVFTVTLAAENNDLKTLALNYSLNHHFAPLLLIVPFQLLAFHIATAKGIDLSVRIFDDFDKVLKSKI from the coding sequence ATGATGTCAACCATGCTGGATTATATCGATCAGGAACCGGAGACGCTCACGCGAATACTCCAGGAATATCCTGAGAAGCTCGCGCCATTAATTTCGCATCTGGCTTCAAGGCCAGTAAATAAAGTATTGATCCTCGCGACGGGATCGTCATGGAACGCGGTATTGTGCGCTCGTTATTATTTCGAAAGCCATTTCGGTATTCTGGTAGATGTGAAGGAACCCTATAACTTCACCCATTACGAACGTGTCGATCCGACAACCGATGTAGTTATTGCGGTCTCCCAGAGCGGTAAAAGTGCCTCTACGCTTGAGGCGATGAAAAAAGTGCAGGCGCTGGATATTCCGGTATATTGCCTCACCTCCAGTCCGCACAGCCCGGCCGCGGTGCAGGCGGACGGCATACTGGATATTAATACCGGAATCGAAAGCGTCGGCTTTGTCACGCGCGGCTTTAGCGCCACCGTGCTGAACCTGCTGCTTATCGCGCTGCTGGTGGCTGAACATCGCGGGCAGCTTGCACAGGACGAACGCGCCAGCACACTCGCGAGCCTTAAACAGGCTGCGCTGGCAATACCTGATGTGATCGAAAAAACAAACGCTTTTTTTATCCGTCACCGGCAGCACTTTATCCAGGCTGCGCGTTTTGTGGCGACGGGCTATGGCGCGCTGACCGGGGTAGCAAAAGAGTTTGAAACCAAGTTCACGGAAACCGTGCGCCTGCCTTCCAGCGGTTTCGAACTGGAAGCCTATATGCACGGCCCCTATCTGGAAGCCAGCGCCAGCCATACGCTGTTTTTTATTGAGGACAGTGTACATGCGCGCACCCGTGCATTACGGGATTATATGCAGCCCGCCGTGGATGCGGTATTTACCGTCACACTGGCGGCTGAAAATAACGATCTCAAGACACTGGCGCTGAATTATTCCTTAAATCATCACTTCGCGCCTTTATTATTGATTGTGCCATTCCAGCTACTCGCATTCCATATTGCCACGGCTAAAGGCATCGATTTAAGCGTGCGTATATTTGACGATTTCGACAAGGTGCTTAAAAGCAAAATTTAA
- a CDS encoding YfcZ/YiiS family protein, translated as MSKCSAEETPVCCCMDVGTIMDNTDCTASYSRVFTARADAEATLAALTEKARSVESDPCQITSTFTEVADGVRLDIDFVFACEAETLIFQLGLR; from the coding sequence ATGAGTAAATGCAGTGCTGAAGAAACCCCGGTTTGCTGCTGTATGGATGTGGGCACCATTATGGATAATACCGACTGCACCGCCTCTTACAGCCGCGTATTTACCGCCCGTGCCGACGCAGAAGCGACGCTGGCCGCATTAACGGAAAAAGCGCGCAGCGTGGAATCCGATCCGTGCCAGATCACCTCCACCTTTACCGAGGTCGCGGACGGTGTACGTCTGGATATTGATTTTGTTTTTGCCTGTGAAGCAGAAACGCTAATCTTCCAGCTGGGCCTGCGTTAA
- the fadI gene encoding acetyl-CoA C-acyltransferase FadI, whose translation MSQALPLVTRQGDRIAIVTGLRTPFARQATAFHGIPAISLGKMVVGEMLARSEIPPEVIEQLVFGQVVQMPEAPNIAREIVLGTGMNIHTDAYSVSRACATSFQAVANVAESLMAGTIRAGIAGGADSTSVLPIGVSKTLARTLLDLSKARTAGQKLKLFSRLRLRDLLPVPPAVAEYSTGLRMGDTAEQMAKTWGISREQQDALAHRSHQLAAQAWADGKLAEEVMTAYVPPYRDPVVQDNNIRHNSSLADYTKLRPAFDRKHGSVTAANSTPLTDGAAAVILMTESRARELGLTPLGFLRSYAFTAIGVQQDMLLGPAWSTPLALERAGITLNDLTLFDMHEAFAAQTLANLKLMASDQFSRDVLGRSHATGEVDDSKFNVLGGSIAYGHPFAATGARMITQTLHELRRRGGGFGLVTACAAGGLGAAMVLEAE comes from the coding sequence ATGAGTCAGGCATTACCGCTTGTCACCCGTCAGGGCGATCGCATTGCCATTGTCACCGGGTTACGTACCCCTTTTGCCCGCCAGGCGACGGCTTTTCATGGCATCCCGGCTATTAGCCTCGGGAAAATGGTGGTAGGCGAGATGCTTGCCCGCAGCGAAATTCCGCCTGAAGTGATTGAACAACTGGTATTTGGCCAGGTAGTGCAAATGCCCGAAGCGCCAAACATTGCCCGTGAGATCGTGCTCGGCACCGGCATGAACATTCATACTGATGCGTACAGCGTCAGCCGTGCCTGCGCTACCAGTTTCCAGGCAGTGGCGAACGTCGCTGAAAGCCTGATGGCCGGTACTATTCGCGCCGGCATTGCTGGCGGGGCCGACTCCACTTCCGTGCTGCCGATAGGCGTCAGCAAAACCCTGGCGCGCACGCTGCTCGATCTCAGTAAAGCACGCACCGCCGGGCAAAAACTAAAACTCTTTTCCCGGCTGCGCCTGCGCGACTTGCTCCCCGTACCGCCCGCCGTGGCGGAATACTCCACCGGTTTACGCATGGGCGATACCGCCGAGCAAATGGCAAAAACCTGGGGCATCAGTCGCGAGCAGCAGGATGCGCTGGCGCATCGCTCTCATCAGCTAGCGGCGCAGGCCTGGGCTGACGGAAAACTGGCGGAAGAGGTGATGACGGCTTACGTGCCGCCGTACCGCGATCCGGTTGTGCAGGACAATAATATTCGCCACAACTCATCGCTTGCCGATTACACCAAACTGCGCCCGGCGTTTGATCGCAAACACGGCAGCGTCACGGCAGCCAACAGTACGCCGCTGACCGATGGCGCGGCGGCGGTGATCCTGATGACCGAATCCCGCGCCAGAGAGCTGGGACTGACCCCGCTTGGTTTCCTGCGCAGCTATGCGTTTACCGCCATTGGTGTTCAGCAGGACATGCTGCTCGGCCCGGCCTGGTCGACGCCGCTGGCGCTTGAACGCGCCGGTATCACCCTTAACGATCTCACCCTGTTTGATATGCACGAAGCCTTTGCCGCGCAGACGCTGGCGAATCTCAAACTGATGGCCAGCGATCAGTTCAGCCGCGATGTGCTGGGGCGCAGTCATGCTACCGGGGAAGTGGACGACAGCAAATTTAACGTGCTGGGCGGCTCCATCGCCTATGGTCATCCGTTTGCCGCCACCGGCGCGCGCATGATCACCCAGACGCTGCATGAATTACGCCGCCGGGGCGGAGGCTTTGGTCTGGTAACGGCCTGCGCCGCAGGCGGACTTGGCGCGGCAATGGTACTGGAGGCCGAATAA